One genomic window of Camelina sativa cultivar DH55 chromosome 5, Cs, whole genome shotgun sequence includes the following:
- the LOC104785577 gene encoding solute carrier family 40 member 1 produces the protein MENETELRVVQQEEQQRQGEEEEEAQPQNQPALRRRFVIYLYVGYFLARWSARTWEFSVALYMIHLWPNSLLLAAIYGAIESGSTAIFGPIVGQWVEGMDYVKVLRLWLLFQNLSYTIAGGAVIKLLLVSDLKSQNLPVFAILVVLTNIAGAIGVLSTLAGTILIERDWAVVMSEGHPPAVLTRMNSVIRGIDLSSKLLSPVITGLIISFVSLKASAITFAAWATITAWVEYWLFISVYSGVPAIAQSNERRILRSRTKPVEATDVPVAISTVPRTEEGSQGTPPSRTGILKILDRVSKSSFVGAWRIYFNQEVLLPGVSLALLFFTVLSFGTLMTATLQWEGIPTYIIGIGRGISATVGLAATFVYPLMQSRLSTLRTGLWSFWSQWSCLLVCVGSIWVKKDKIASYMLMAGVAASRLGLWMFDLAVIQQMQDLVSESDRCVVGGVQNSLQSALDLMAYLLGIIVSNPKEFWILTLISFSTVTLAGMLYTVHLYRIRNHIFHFEKIPLLNKCLFKLLPSRGNM, from the exons ATGGAGAATGAGACAGAATTGAGAGTTGTTCAACAGGAAGAACAACAAcgtcaaggagaagaagaggaagaagcacaGCCACAAAACCAACCAGCCTTACGACGCCGTTTTGTGATTTATCTCTATGTTGGATATTTTCTTGCCAGATGGAGTGCCAG AACATGGGAATTCTCTGTTGCTTTGTATATGATCCACTTGTGGCCAAACTCTCTGCTTCTCGCAGCGATTTATGGGGCAATAGAATCTGGTTCTACTGCAATCTTTGGCCCCATTGTGGGGCAATGGGTCGAAGGAATGGACTACGTTAAAGTTCTAAGACTCTGGCTCCTGTTCCAGAACCTCTCCTACACCATTGCTGGTGGTGCAGTCATCAAGTTGTTGCTAGTTTCTGATCTCAAGTCTCAGAATCTCCCGGTGTTTGCAATCTTGGTTGTGTTAACGAATATTGCTGGTGCCATTGGAGTGCTTTCGACTCTTGCTGGAACCATTCTGATCGAACGGGACTG GGCTGTGGTTATGTCAGAAGGTCATCCACCAGCTGTATTGACAAGAATGAACTCTGTCATTAGAGGCATTGATTTGAGTTCCAAGCTACTGTCTCCAGTCATTACCGGTTTGATCATCAGTTTTGTCTCTCTTAAGGCGTCAGCGATCACTTTTGCAGCTTGGGCTACTATCACCGCTTGGGTTGAATATTGGCTGTTCATTTCTGTGTATAGTGGTGTTCCTGCGATAGCACAAAGTAATGAGAGACGGATCTTGCGTTCCCGGACAAAGCCAGTAGAAGCAACAGATGTACCTGTTGCTATATCTACAGTTCCGAGAACAGAGGAGGGTTCTCAAGGAACCCCACCAAGTAGAACCGGAATCTTGAAGATTCTTGATAGAGTATCCAAGTCCTCTTTCGTTGGTGCGTGGAGAATATATTTCAATCAAGAAGTTTTACTCCCCGGTGTTTCTCTAGCTCTCCTGTTCTTCACCGTTCTCag CTTTGGAACATTGATGACGGCTACATTACAGTGGGAAGGTATACCTACATATATCATCGGTATAGGCAGGGGAATAAGTGCAACGGTTGGACTAGCGGCTACATTCGTGTATCCTCTAATGCAATCTCGTCTCTCAACGCTGAGAACCGGCCTCTGGTCCTTCTGGTCTCAG TGGAGCTGCCTTTTGGTCTGTGTTGGCTCAATTTGGGTAAAAAAGGATAAGATAGCATCTTACATGCTAATGGCTGGAGTTGCTGCTTCAAGGCTTGGATTATGGATGTTTGATCTTGCCGTCATCCAACAAATGCAG GATCTCGTTTCAGAATCCGATCGTTGTGTTGTTGGAGGTGTTCAGAACTCATTGCAATCGGCTCTTGACTTGATGGCATATCTATTGGGTATCATTGTATCCAACCCAAAG GAATTTTGGATATTGACGTTGATCTCATTCTCCACGGTTACGTTAGCAGGAATGCTCTATACAGTTCACCTCTACCGCATTAGAAACCACATTTTTCACTTTGAGAAGATTCCTTTGTTGAACAAATGTTTATTTAAGTTACTCCCTTCTCGTGGAAACATGTGA
- the LOC104785580 gene encoding probable WRKY transcription factor 33, translating into MAASSLLTMDNSRTRQNMNGSAANWSQQNGRTSLDDLEIPKFRSFAPSSISISPSLVSPSTCFSPSVFLDSPAFVSSSANVLASPTTGALITNESNQTVINEGEKKNNNNFNFFDFSFQTQSSGVTAPKTTTTTTNSSIFQSQEQQRKNQSDQWSQNETRQNNQAVSYNGREQRKGEDGYNWRKYGQKQVKGSENPRSYYKCTFQNCPTKKKVERSLEGQITEIVYKGSHNHPKPQSTRRSSSSSSTFHSAVYNASLDHHRQASSDQPNSNNNSSFHHSDSFPMQQEDNTTSDSVGDDEFEQGSSIVSRDEEDCGSEPEAKRWKGENETNGGNGGVSKTVREPRIVVQTTSDIDILDDGYRWRKYGQKVVKGNPNPRSYYKCTTVGCPVRKHVERASHDTRAVITTYEGKHNHDVPAARGSGYATNRPSQDASSVPIRPAAIAGHSNYTTSSQAPYTLQMLHNNNNNTNAGPFGYAMNNNNLQTQQNFVGDGFSRAKEEPNEESSFFDSFMP; encoded by the exons ATggctgcttcttctcttcttacaaTGGACAATAGCAGAACCAGACAGAACATGAATGGTTCTGCTGCTAATTGGTCACAACAAAACGGTAGAACATCTTTGGATGATCTTGAGATCCCAAAGTTCAGATCTTTTGCTCCTTCTTCCATCTCcatctctccttctcttgtCTCTCCTTCCACTTGTTTCAGTCCCTCTGTTTTCCTCGATTCCCCTGCTTTTGTCTCCTCCTCTGCTAAC GTTCTTGCTTCTCCAACCACAGGAGCTTTGATCACAAACGAAAGTAACCAAACAGTTATAAAcgagggagagaagaagaacaacaacaactttaacTTCTTCGATTTCTCATTCCAGACACAATCATCAGGAGTTACTGCTCCAAAGACGACAACAACTACAACGAACAGTTCTATCTTTCAATCTCAG gAACAACAGAGGAAGAACCAGTCAGATCAATGGAGCCAAAACGAGACTCGTCAAAACAATCAAGCTGTGTCTTACAACGGAAGAGAGCAAAGGAAAGGAGAAGATGGTTACAACTGGAGAAAGTACGGACAAAAACAGGTTAAAGGAAGTGAGAATCCTCGGAGTTACTATAAGTGTACTTTCCAAAACTGTCCAACGAAAAAAAAAGTGGAGAGATCTTTGGAAGGTCAGATTACAGAGATTGTCTATAAAGGAAGCCATAACCATCCTAAACCTCAATCCACTAGaagatcttcttcgtcttcttccacTTTTCATTCAGCTGTGTACAATGCCAGTTTAGATCATCACCGTCAAGCTTCTTCTGATCAACCTAATTCCAATAATAATAGCAGCTTCCATCACTCTGATTCTTTTCCTATGCAACAAGAGGATAACACCACTTCTGATTCTGTgggtgatgatgagtttgaacAAGGCTCATCTATTGTCAgcagagatgaagaagattgtGGAAGTGAACCTGAAGCAAAGAGATG gaaaggagaaaatgaaacaaatggTGGGAATGGTGGTGTAAGCAAGACAGTGAGAGAGCCGAGAATTGTAGTGCAGACAACAAGTGATATTGACATTCTTGACGATGGTTACAGATGGAGAAAGTACGGTcagaaggttgttaaagggaaCCCAAATCCAAG AAGCTACTACAAGTGCACAACCGTCGGTTGTCCAGTGAGGAAACATGTTGAGAGAGCATCACATGACACGAGAGCGGTAATCACAACCTACGAAGGGAAACATAACCATGATGTACCTGCAGCTCGTGGTAGTGGTTACGCCACAAACAGACCATCACAAGATGCTTCTTCAGTCCCAATTAGACCAGCTGCTATTGCTGGTCACTCCAACTACACTACTTCTTCTCAAGCACCATATACACTTCAGATgctgcacaacaacaacaacaacactaatGCCGGACCTTTTGGTTACGctatgaacaacaacaaccttcAAACGCAACAAAACTTTGTTGGTGATGGGTTCTCTAGAGCAAAGGAAGAACCAAACGAGGAGTCCTCGTTTTTTGATTCGTTTATGCcctga
- the LOC104785576 gene encoding uncharacterized protein LOC104785576: MGKSIPIKTGLRGASAAAAGFIKSSKPIRPVSSMNSPGKDSSSPTATATTSDSSSRRFVPLSTVVSDCAKRWFKDTLEEAKAGNITMQVVLGQMYYSGYGVPKDAKKGRLWITKASKVRSSVWKVKDKRPGYNASDSDSESD; this comes from the exons atgggaaaatcGATTCCAATCAAAACAGGGCTAAGAGGAGCGTCAGCTGCAGCAGCTGGGTTCATCAAATCCTCAAAACCGATCCGACCCGTTTCCTCCATGAACAGTCCCGGTAAAGATTCCTCCTCCCCCACCGCTACTGCCACCACCAGCGATAGTAGTAGCCGACGCTTTGTCCCGCTTTCTACGGTGGTCTCTGACTGTGCGAAGCGGTGGTTCAAAGACACACTTGAGGAAGCTAAAGCTGGGAACATAACTATGCAGGTTGTATTGGGTCAGATGTATTACTCTGGTTATGGAGTCCCTAAAGATGCTAAAAAG GGGAGACTTTGGATTACGAAAGCATCAAAAGTTCGTTCTTCAGTGTGGAAAGTGAAAGATAAACGACCAG GTTACAACGCAAGTGATTCTGATTCAGAGTCTGATTAG
- the LOC104785579 gene encoding CASP-like protein 4B1, translating to MTNPDNQKPVEATDVEAAAEKTTTPASGTSTFSTITQRWKREDLIKKASPIMRGFCLLFSLLAFIITVSNKHGYGRNFDEYEEYRYVLAISIISTLYTVWQTFSHFSKREFFDGRTSLLVDFSCDQIVAYLLISAASSAIPLTNRFREGQDNIFSDSAAAAISMAIFAFISLALSALFSGYKLSTHSFI from the exons ATGACGAATCCGGATAATCAGAAACCTGTTGAAGCCACCGACGTGGAAGCGGCGGCGGAGAAGACGACTACGCCGGCGTCTGGAACGTCGACGTTTTCGACGATCACTCAGAGATGGAAAAGAGAGGATTTGATCAAGAAGGCTTCACCGATCATGAGAGGATTTTGccttttgttctctcttctcgCTTTCATAATTACGGTCTCTAACAAACATGGTTACGGTCGAAACTTCGATGAGTACGAAGAGTACag ATATGTATTGGCGATCTCGATTATTTCAACATTATACACTGTGTGGCAAACTTTTTCACATTTCTCAAAAAGAGAATTTTTCGATGGCCGGACTTCTTTGTTGGTCGATTTCTCTTGCGACCAG ATTGTAGCGTATTTGCTCATATCAGCTGCGTCGTCTGCAATACCATTGACAAACAGATTCAGAGAAGGACAAGATAACATTTTTTCTGATTCTGCGGCTGCAGCTATCAGCATGGCTATCTTTGCGTTCATCTCTTTAGCTCTCTCTGCTCTCTTCTCCGGTTACAAACTCTCCACTCATTCTTTTATCTGA
- the LOC104785578 gene encoding uncharacterized protein LOC104785578 — MQEAESSQRSSKSLTDRVKTNCLSMVVTCQEGFSYVKAFFVGQTKKLTAKNEKEATDAYLTETKMQVDATDEAENAKKRLHQSS; from the exons ATGCAAGAAGCCGAGTCATCACAAAGGTCGTCGAAGTCCCTTACGGATCGGGTGAAGACGAACTGTTTATCCATGGTAGTCACGTGCCAAGAAGGGTTTAGCTATGTCAAGGCCTTTTTTGTTGGTCAG ACGAAGAAGTTGACGGCGAAGAACGAGAAGGAGGCTACGGACGCTTATCTAACGGAGACAAAGATGCAAGTTGACGCAACCGATGAAGCAGAGAATGCCAAGAAGAGActtcatcaatcttcttaa
- the LOC104785575 gene encoding protein SCAR2-like produces the protein MPLTRYQSRNEYGLADPDLYQSADKDDPEALLEGVAMAGLVGILRQLGDLAEFAAEMFHDLHEEVMATASRSHGLMARVQQLEAEFPSIEKALLCQTDHSPFFSNKGVEWHPNLQLEQSVVTRGDLPRCVMDSYEECRGPPRLFLLDKFDISGAGACLKRYTDPSFVRLETSSYEESWDNIQKEKKSQKAKRRASQWRNGGTPENALSSHAKLHELFLEEHLETHHHSDPARVVKLKTRKLDGCTLISKSGESYMEKFVQTRVDSKISYEIITQNPGLLTWNMDSSRDIVTDIPEISMVDAMEKSHGGSSAEVSLPSEQENVANGNLNGGLIEKDIETVPESTSYSEVPGTTFTKDSQTNLNEKPGLFQQRSYSEDLTSDADNYVDAPATMELETETDDECRTKNRSDALKDGNHHTFSDADEERMDDPPQFSFFHSNGNTPVSENGRSSFGKRSTSYSYSDTASVSIDDQSDGEKLSGCLPSTSSFKSELVDSISHGTPEASKVSNDYNVQESVSRSNVDGQASLKSNDTCSSPGPVSQNDESCPLTVQSLAPVDIGTSPELDSLDLINGGNDGSKVDPADSSRSRASYDAKNSNFPSESSSISSTSEGSRCYTTIEKNDMVDCSSNLVNSGASPQVFVDIQTGEQLPSGDNDIETNSTVACSKVVANSGSDPEGRDGSSLAGKLSPCSAGMGMEVLPDMPDKVCGPSTVDEIHLKDALGDETDCVTVTNVVDDIDSQNSVVDVSSQTSVADVGSQNSVAEISNERAFGNTADVSVSESHEDTLENGISMPAEVNSKLTSDFNSGGEKLVGDSSSTCSKSDEHISDEGFHDLSGLDNATTDIVPNTELDVSDNDSDTSSGGVNHAVSLSSTSLNGSLPWISTNTYRSSSEAGEICQDTVVESDGTLPADEKLESEIKIEKSPLEVSSEGLNTSLDNNDLASCESISPKPSQDQRDRDTETSYPGESILVDNCVDSSPVNNLNLIESEALEQTVREQTPCASHTVPDEEFLQSNVFGGLEFVPQSAGIELNRPNQELNLDPTFPSFGFIPETTPPNQEDMPPLPPLPPMQWRIGKVPHTFPTFMGESVPHSFPTFMGESVETSTSVPSAAPPTGSSLDVQIGSKSLESVSLGSDESEQLPGGFVNNASDKPVQSSIQIPTIGAGLNSQYDSSELPTMLNQGCIEDFGSEVNNLLADQAVQNHELVYSQEPSLQQPQDLSAKYEDLKDDTDVVYSQEPSLQLPQDLSADLKDDTDVIVSQSSTDDHHCPETKSLTPTQSTKIEDESNWVPDTSNADTAEPSNTSVQKIIPGAVGDAMWPVNAFSVAPTLDTDKPEVIPTVRLPRPRSPLVDAVAAHDRRTMKKVSEMVHPPIKSKQDDKDSLLAQIRNKSVNLKPAAATRPSIQTGPKTNIRVAAILEKANTIRQAMAGSDEDEDSDSWSDS, from the exons ATGCCGTTGACGAGGTACCAGTCTCGTAACGAGTACGGATTAGCAGATCCGGATCTGTACCAATCTGCTGATAAAGATGACCCCGAAGCTCTGCTTGAAGGTGTCGCCATGGCTGGTCTCGTTGGTATATTGCGTCAACTCGGTGATCTCGCCGA GTTTGCTGCTGAGATGTTTCATGACTTGCACGAAGAAGTAATGGCAACTGCTTCTAGAAGCCATGGTCTAATGGCTCGTGTACAGCAACTGGAAGCAGAGTTCCCTTCTATAGAGAAAGCATTACTATGTCAGACCGATCATTCACCTTTTTTCTCTAATAAAG GTGTGGAATGGCATCCGAATCTACAGTTGGAACAGAGTGTGGTTACACGTGGTGACTTACCCCGTTGTGTTATGGATTCTTATGAGGAATGCAGAGGTCCTCCAAGGCTATTTCTTTTGGACAA ATTTGATATCTCGGGAGCTGGAGCATGCTTGAAACGCTACACCGATCCATCATTTGTTAGGCTCGAAACGTCTTCATATGAAGAATCATGGGATAATATtcagaaagagaagaaatcacAGAAAGCAAAG AGAAGAGCATCTCAATGGAGGAATGGAGGAACACCTGAAAATGCACTATCATCACATGCCAA ATTGCATGAATTGTTTTTGGAGGAGCATTTAGAGACTCATCATCATTCAGATCCAGCGCGCGTTGTGAAGTTGAAAACTAGAAAGCTAGATGGGTGTACCCTTATTTCAAAATCAGGGGAAAGCTACATGGAGAAATTTGTGCAGACACGTGTAGATAGTAAAATAAGTTATGAAATAATCACCCAAAACCCCGGATTGTTGACATGGAATATGGATAGTAGTAGAGATATAGTAACCGATATACCTGAAATCAGTATGGTGGATGCTATGGAGAAGTCTCACGGAGGAAGCAGCGCAGAGGTCTCATTACCAAGTGAGCAGGAAAATGTGGCAAATGGTAACTTAAATGGGGGTTTGATTGAAAAAGATATAGAGACAGTGCCTGAATCTACTTCTTACAGTGAAGTCCCTGGTACAACTTTTACAAAGGACTCACAAACTAATTTGAACGAGAAGCCAGGATTATTTCAACAGAGGAGTTATTCTGAAGATTTGACCAGTGATGCTGACAATTATGTTGACGCACCAGCGACCATGGAGTTGGAAACAGAAACAGACGATGAGTGTAGAACTAAGAATAGATCAGATGCTTTGAAGGATGGGAACCATCATACATTTTCTGATGCAGATGAAGAGAGGATGGATGACCCacctcaattttcattttttcattcaaatGGAAACACACCTGTGTCAGAAAATGGGAGAAGCTCATTTGGGAAACGGAGCACTAGTTATTCTTATTCGGACACTGCAAGCGTATCCATTGATGATCAGTCTGATGGAGAGAAACTTTCTGGATGTTTACCTTCTACTTCTAGTTTTAAGAGTGAGCTGGTTGACTCCATATCCCATGGAACCCCTGAAGCCAGCAAAGTGTCTAATGATTATAATGTTCAGGAATCAGTTAGTAGAAGCAATGTAGATGGCCAGGCATCATTAAAATCGAATGATACATGTTCAAGTCCAGGGCCAGTCTCTCAGAATGATGAATCATGTCCACTGACTGTTCAATCGTTAGCACCAGTAGACATTGGAACTTCTCCAGAACTTGATAGTCTTGATCTAATTAACGGAGGCAATGATGGAAGCAAGGTGGATCCAGCTGATTCTTCAAGATCTCGTGCATCTTATGATGCTAAAAACTCTAACTTCCCTTCTGAATCTTCGTCAATTAGTTCAACTTCTGAAGGAAGCAGATGCTATACTACCATTGAGAAGAACGATATGGTTGATTGTTCTTCAAATTTAGTAAATTCAGGCGCTAGTCCTCAAGTTTTTGTTGATATTCAAACAGGTGAACAGTTACCTAGCGGTGATAATGATATTGAGACAAACTCTACAGTTGCTTGTTCTAAAGTTGTAGCAAACTCAGGCAGCGATCCTGAAGGCCGTGATGGTAGTAGCCTAGCAGGGAAGCTGTCACCTTGCTCAGCTGGGATGGGGATGGAAGTTTTACCTGATATGCCCGATAAAGTCTGTGGTCCAAGTACAGTAGATGAAATTCATTTAAAAGATGCTCTGGGTGATGAAACTGATTGCGTGACAGTGACTAATGTAGTTGACGACATTGATTCTCAAAATTCAGTTGTCGACGTCAGTTCTCAAACTTCAGTTGCTGATGTTGGTTCTCAAAATTCAGTTGCTGAGATCTCCAATGAACGTGCATTTGGCAACACGGCTGATGTATCTGTTTCAGAGTCCCATGAAGACACACTAGAGAATGGAATCTCCATGCCTGCCGAAGTCAATAGTAAGCTGACTTCTGATTTTAACTCGGGAGGAGAGAAATTGGTGGGAGATTCTTCATCTACTTGTAGCAAGAGCGATGAACATATCTCTGATGAAGGTTTTCATGACCTTTCAGGGCTGGACAATGCAACTACAGACATTGTCCCGAACACTGAGCTTGATGTGTCTGATAATGACAGTGACACTTCCAGTGGTGGTGTTAACCATGCCGTTAGCCTGTCATCTACTAGTTTGAATGGTTCTCTGCCTTGGATCTCGACTAATACTTATCGATCGTCTTCTGAAGCTGGAGAGATTTGCCAAGACACAGTTGTAGAGTCTGATGGGACACTACCCGCAGACGAAAAACTAGAGTCAgagataaaaatagagaaaagccCACTGGAAGTGTCCTCAGAGGGTCTGAATACTTCCCTAGACAACAATGACCTGGCAAGTTGTGAATCTATAAGTCCCAAGCCATCTCAGGATCAAAGGGACAGAGACACAGAAACCAGTTATCCTGGTGAGAGCATTCTTGTTGATAATTGTGTTGATTCCTCGCCAGTGAATAATCTGAACCTCATAGAGAGTGAGGCTCTCGAGCAGACAGTTAGAGAGCAAACACCTTGTGCAAGCCATACAGTTCCAGATGAGGAATTTCTGCAGTCAAATGTTTTCGGAGGTTTAGAGTTTGTACCACAATCAGCAGGTATAGAATTGAACAGACCTAACCAAGAATTGAATCTGGATCCTACTTTTCCTAGCTTTGGCTTCATCCCTGAGACTACTCCACCCAATCAGGAGGACATGCCACCGTTGCCACCCCTTCCTCCTATGCAATGGCGTATTGGAAAGGTTCCACATACTTTCCCTACCTTCATGGGGGAATCAGTTCCACATTCTTTTCCTACCTTCATGGGGGAATCAGTCGAAACCAGTACTTCTGTTCCATCAGCGGCACCACCCACTGGTTCTAGCTTGGACGTTCAAATTGGGTCTAAATCACTAGAGTCTGTATCATTAGGAAGTGACGAATCAGAACAACTTCCTGGTGGGTTTGTGAACAATGCATCAGACAAGCCGGTGCAATCATCCATTCAGATCCCAACCATTGGCGCTGGTTTGAATAGTCAATATGACAGTTCTGAGCTCCCTACAATGCTTAATCAGGGGTGTATAGAGGATTTTGGTTCTGAAGTGAACAATCTTTTGGCTGATCAAGCAGTTCAGAACCACGAGCTCGTTTATTCACAAGAGCCGTCATTGCAGCAGCCTCAGGATCTATCGGCAAAATACGAAGATCTCAAGGACGATACAGATGTCGTTTATTCGCAAGAGCCGTCACTGCAGCTGCCTCAAGATCTATCGGCAGATTTGAAGGACGATACAGATGTGATTGTGTCACAAAGCTCAACCGATGATCACCATTGTCCTGAAACAAAATCCCTGACACCAACTCAATCAACAAAGATAGAAGATGAGAGTAATTGGGTTCCTGATACTTCAAATGCAGATACAGCAGAACCATCAAACACGTCAGTTCAGAAGATAATTCCTGGTGCAGTGGGAGATGCTATGTGGCCTGTCAACGCGTTCTCTGTTGCACCTACCTTGGACACAGATAAGCCAGAAGTGATCCCTACGGTTCGGCTTCCTCGGCCAAGAAGTCCGCTTGTTGACGCCGTTGCAGCTCATGACCGACGCACG ATGAAGAAAGTCTCTGAGATGGTCCACCCACCAATTAAATCAAAGCAAGATGACAAAGATTCGTTGCTCGCGCAAATTCGAAATAAG TCCGTCAATCTGAAGCCTGCAGCAGCTACACGACCAAGCATCCAAACTGGTCCTAAAACGAATATAAGGGTAGCTGCAATCTTAGAGAAAGCAAACACAATACGACAG GCAATGGCTGGAAGCGACGAGGACGAAGATTCAGATAGTTGGAGTGACTCTTAA